One part of the Tunicatimonas pelagia genome encodes these proteins:
- a CDS encoding pentapeptide repeat-containing protein, whose translation MRTERWQQVIERIKTIPEHPVLTSCLVLFGLAIVVFGLSYSYYVEDYYNFVGQVLAEAHGMLFDIAVIGILIYWLNENGQKRMRIRMYLDEIEDFRLWESEEAAFRTAGNIKRLNRHGKCKLDLVNCHLARTNLSHILLKESNLNSANITHSNLIQCNLENARMNQTDFQGSNLNQANLSRSYASGAIFSNTFLIKANFKGSFLIKANFENALLTEANLQGSVLMGANLKNANLLKADLRGVEGLTVEQLLEAKTLQNALLDEHLHQQVAEQSPELLTT comes from the coding sequence ATGCGTACTGAACGCTGGCAACAAGTTATTGAGCGAATTAAAACCATTCCGGAGCATCCGGTACTTACCTCCTGTCTGGTACTTTTCGGATTGGCAATAGTCGTATTTGGGCTTAGTTATTCTTACTACGTAGAGGACTACTACAATTTTGTTGGGCAAGTGCTGGCCGAGGCGCACGGTATGCTGTTTGACATTGCGGTGATTGGTATCCTGATTTATTGGCTCAATGAGAACGGTCAGAAACGAATGCGTATTCGGATGTATTTAGATGAAATTGAAGACTTTCGCCTCTGGGAATCGGAAGAAGCGGCTTTTCGTACGGCGGGTAATATCAAGCGACTTAACCGACACGGAAAATGTAAACTAGATTTGGTAAACTGTCATCTAGCTCGAACAAACTTAAGTCATATCCTGCTGAAAGAGTCAAATCTTAACTCTGCCAATATTACCCACTCTAACCTCATTCAGTGCAACCTGGAAAATGCCCGCATGAACCAGACTGATTTTCAGGGTTCTAACCTCAATCAAGCCAATCTATCCCGCTCCTACGCCAGTGGTGCAATTTTCTCTAACACATTTCTGATCAAAGCAAATTTCAAGGGTTCCTTTCTGATTAAAGCCAACTTTGAAAATGCTCTACTCACCGAAGCCAATTTACAAGGCAGCGTACTAATGGGAGCAAATCTTAAAAACGCTAATTTACTTAAAGCTGACTTAAGAGGAGTAGAAGGCTTAACCGTAGAGCAACTGCTAGAAGCCAAAACCCTACAAAATGCTCTGTTAGATGAACACCTTCATCAACAAGTAGCAGAACAATCCCCTGAGCTGCTAACTACTTAA